A DNA window from Anastrepha obliqua isolate idAnaObli1 chromosome 5, idAnaObli1_1.0, whole genome shotgun sequence contains the following coding sequences:
- the LOC129248265 gene encoding protein gurken gives MQISENLLRVIFMLSTIVAVTDCCSSRLLLLKEHTLQIVQQHRQHSNINSDGYDYDNDDYDQLQKQHQQQLEQQQQQQQKIPQYVDIANSELEFNKNYTDEHTRSRDDNEEKSTDRQILGGAMELGNFGSDSFESLLGIFDAAAFETTTTATTTTTKTTTTATTRKTKMTPTTTTTQTRDTTTLATTTETTSTQRSSTSKSLESSSQSGSTFVVAALSSESSSTRTNTATPAATTRLGGMESVMNDLKTVRDLLKLPCSGQFNVEFCLNRGRCFRYPIGNETIHSCICADGYVGERCESKSMNGSYIPSIAGANKKQKIRMARIVFSFPMLVSLSVIYIMIGAAIVFKRPSQLTPAPMPPSRALSTKEQFELFEADDDAGEFIMLNSYPIAARAASYSAYTD, from the exons ATTGTTGTTCGAGCCGATTATTACTGCTCAAGGAACACACACTGCAAATCGTACAACAGCATCGCCAGCACAGTAACATCAACAGCGATGGGTACGATTATGACAACGACGACTACGATCAGCTGCAAAAGCAGCACCAGCAACAGTTggaacaacagcagcaacaacaacaaaagataCCACAATATGTGGATATAGCTAACAGTGAGCTCgaattcaataaaaactataCAGATGAGCACACGCGCTCCAGGGATGATAACGAAGAGAAAAGTACCGATAGGCAAATTTTGGGTGGGGCAATGGAGTTGGGGAATTTCGGCAGCGATTCGTTTGAAAGTTTGCTCGGTATTTTCGATGCAGCAGCCTTCGAGACGACaaccacagcaacaacaacaacaacaaaaacgacaaCGACAGCGACAACAAGAAAAACCAAGATGACGCCGACGACAACAACCACACAAACAAGAGATACTACCACACTTGCAACTACAACAGAAACTACGAGCACTCAGCGCAGCAGTACTTCGAAAAGTCTTGAGAGTAGCAGTCAAAGTGGGAGCACTTTTGTAGTTGCTGCGCTAAGCAGCGAGTCCAGCTCGACAAGAACAAACACAGCCACACCTGCTGCAACAACACGACTCGGTGGTATGGAGAGCGTAATGAATGATTTGAAAACTGTGCGCGATCTGTTGAAACTACCCTGTAGCGGTCAATTTAATGTCGAATTCTGTTTGAATCGCGGTCGTTGCTTTCGCTATCCCATCGGCAACGAGACGATACATTCGTGCATTTGCGCCGACGGCTACGTTGGTGAGCGTTGCGAATCGAAGAGCATGAATG GCTCCTACATACCCTCCATTGCTGGCGCCAATAAGAAGCAAAAAATTCGAATGGCGCGCATTGTCTTCTCCTTTCCGATGCTGGTCTCGCTCTCTGTCATATACATTATGATTGGCGCGGCTATCGTATTTAAGCGTCCCTCCCAACTAACGCCCGCGCCAATGCCACCGTCGAGGGCACTTTCAACCAAAGAACAATTCGAGCTGTTCGAGGCCGATGATGATGCTGGCGAGTTTATTATGTTGAACTCCTATCCAATTGCTGCGCGCGCAGCTTCTTACTCTGCTTATACGGACTAG